Proteins encoded together in one Campylobacter peloridis LMG 23910 window:
- the ccoS gene encoding cbb3-type cytochrome oxidase assembly protein CcoS: protein MNGVLMMMIGVSLIALFLAICALLWGIKNKQFDDDYKFTTLNDSEEALNDAYLLEKRKEEALKNKKQ, encoded by the coding sequence ATGAATGGCGTTTTGATGATGATGATAGGCGTTTCACTGATTGCTTTATTTTTAGCAATATGTGCTTTGCTTTGGGGGATTAAAAACAAACAATTTGATGATGATTATAAATTCACTACTTTAAATGATAGTGAAGAAGCTTTAAATGATGCGTATTTGCTTGAAAAAAGAAAAGAAGAAGCGTTAAAGAATAAAAAACAATAA
- a CDS encoding cytochrome c553 has product MKKLLVLSALACLGVSAYAADGATLYKKCAVCHGAKADKVYLNKVPALNSLTPAERLQYMKEYAAGTRNAYGQGAIMKINLKGLTEADFQAIENYIESLKK; this is encoded by the coding sequence ATGAAAAAATTACTTGTTTTATCGGCGTTAGCTTGTCTTGGCGTTTCAGCTTATGCTGCAGATGGTGCTACACTTTATAAAAAATGTGCAGTTTGCCATGGTGCAAAAGCTGATAAAGTTTACTTAAATAAAGTTCCAGCTTTAAATTCTTTAACTCCAGCTGAAAGATTACAATACATGAAAGAATATGCAGCAGGTACAAGAAATGCTTATGGCCAAGGTGCTATCATGAAAATCAATCTTAAAGGTTTAACAGAAGCAGATTTTCAAGCTATTGAAAATTACATCGAAAGCCTAAAAAAATAA